The Gemella haemolysans genome includes a region encoding these proteins:
- the pyrH gene encoding UMP kinase, which produces MATKYKRVLYKLSGEALAGGKGFGIDSEVVNKITSQIVEVVKQGVEVAIVVGGGNIWRGKTGEELGMERATADSMGMLATVMNSLALQDSLEQKGVDTRVLTSVEMKAMAEPYIRRRAIRHLEKGRVAIFAAGIGNPYFSTDTTAALRAKEIGAEAILMGKNGVDGVYSADPKLDSTATKYDKLSYMDIMNKGLTIMDSTAITFCMDNHLPIIVFSIDEADNIVKVVSDSKLGTIIE; this is translated from the coding sequence ATGGCTACTAAATATAAAAGAGTTTTATATAAACTTAGTGGTGAAGCACTAGCAGGTGGAAAAGGATTTGGTATTGATTCTGAAGTTGTTAATAAAATAACTTCTCAAATCGTTGAAGTAGTAAAACAAGGGGTAGAAGTTGCAATCGTTGTTGGTGGTGGAAACATTTGGCGTGGTAAAACTGGTGAGGAACTAGGGATGGAACGTGCTACAGCTGACTCAATGGGAATGTTAGCTACAGTTATGAACTCATTAGCATTACAAGATTCATTAGAGCAAAAAGGTGTTGATACACGTGTATTAACTTCGGTAGAGATGAAAGCAATGGCTGAACCTTATATCAGAAGACGTGCAATTAGACACTTAGAAAAAGGTCGTGTTGCTATCTTTGCAGCTGGTATTGGTAATCCATACTTCTCTACAGATACTACAGCAGCTTTACGTGCAAAAGAAATAGGTGCAGAAGCTATCTTAATGGGTAAAAATGGAGTAGATGGTGTTTACTCTGCTGATCCTAAACTTGATAGTACGGCAACAAAATATGATAAGTTATCATACATGGATATTATGAACAAAGGTTTAACAATTATGGATTCTACAGCAATTACATTCTGTATGGATAACCACCTGCCAATTATTGTCTTTTCAATAGATGAAGCAGATAACATT